ATCTCTCGGGTTTCTACGATGCTCTCTTAGAGGCGAAGGGCATTGTTCTAGATGCTGAAGGTAGTAAAGATGGTCGGGGTCGGGAAGCCTCCTATAGGGTCAAGGTCCACAAGAATGGGCAGATTGTTATTGGGGCGGCCTATACCCAGGAAATGGGATTACAACCAGGCGATGAGTTTCAGGTCAAACTCGGCTACAAGCATATTCACTTGGCCCGGATTGATGAGGACGAAGACACTGAAGCCGCATAATTTTAATGCCTCGACTGAACCATTGACCCCTGGCACCACGTCAGGGGTTTTGTGGTGATCGTCGCTAGCTAATTCCTCAGATGGTAGCCTGATTCTCAGGACTGCTATGGAATGCTCCCCTAGCCCTGGTGGCGTCGTTTTATGAACAAGGATGCGATCGCATCTCTGGATCTGTCTTTCATCGTCTTTGCGATCGCACGCAAGCCACCTCGCCAATAGCCAACTATGTCCGCAGCATCACCAACCTCTCCCCCAACTCAGCCCCGATACGACCTAGTCGTATTCGGCGCAACCGGATTTGTTGGCACCCTGCTATGTCAGTACTTGGTGCATCATCTTGGCCCAGCAGAATCCCTGGCATGGGCAATTGCAGGGCGGTCTCAAGCCAAATTAGATGACCTTGCCACCCGCTTGGGCCCCAAGGCCAAACACTTACCTCGACTAGTCGCAAACATTACCGATGAGTCGACTCTGCGGGAATTATGCGCCCAAACCCGAGTCGTCATCTCCACCGTCGGTCCCTACGCCCTCTACGGTGAACCACTGGTTAAGGTATGCGCCGAGACCGGCACCGACTACTGTGACTTAACCGGTGAAACCCAGTGGATTCGCCGCATGATTCAGACCTACGAGGACGTTACTCAACATTCCGGTGCCCGCATCGTCCACTGTTGTGGCTTCGACTCGATTCCCTCAGATCTGGGCGTCTACTATCTGCAACAGCAGTCCCGCCATCGCTGGGGGCACCCCTGCCAACGAGTCAAAATGCGGCTGAAGGCTGCCCGAGGTGGTGTTTCAGGTGGTACAGCAGCCAGTGGCATCAACCTAGTGAAAGACGTCGCTGCTGACCCAGCCCTGGCCCCCACCCTGGCCAACCCCTATGTCTTGTGTCCAGCCCAAGATCAACCCTGGGATCATCCACCGGTCCTAACGGCTGTTCACTACGATGGTGACTTTCAGGCATGGAGTACGCCCTTTATCATGGCCGCAGTCAATACCCCCATTGTGCTGCGCTCCAATGCCTTGCAGGGCTATGCCTATGGCCAAAGTTTTCACTATGACGAGGCAATTCTAACCGGGTCAGGGCCATTCGGCTGGCTCCTCGCTACTAGCCTTAAGGTGGGTCTAGATGGGTTGGCCCTGGTGTCGACCTGGTCTCCTGGCCGCTGGCTGCTAGAGCACACCGTCGTGCCTGCCCCTGGCCAAGGGCCTAGCGCAGAAGCTCAAGCCCAGGGATTTTATGATCTCCGCTTCTGGGGACAAACTGCCCAGGGCCAGACAATTCGCGTCAAAGTGGCAGGAGATCGCGACCCCGGCTACGGTTCAACTGCAAAGATTCTAGGCCAGGCCGGCATATGTCTGGCTCAAGATGTGCCAAAGTCTACCCAAGCAGGAGGATTTTGGACCCCGGCTTCCCTATTTGGTGACGCATTGATTGAGCGATTAATAAATTATGCTGGCCTCACCTTCGAGGTGCTTTAGGCTGTATTCCTCAGATCCTGCTTTACCTATAAGCATTGGTATGAGGACAAATCCTCCTCTATGGCAAAAGGCAGACATCAGAAGGCAGAAGCATGAATTGAATCCCTACTGCGCCGGGATCTCAGTCAGTCGAGCTGTCCTAATCAAACTGCGGATCGCTATAGTGCAAGCAGGGCGAGGAAAAATGTGCCAGATTGTTGCCGCCGATTGCTCTCATCAGCCAGGACGATTGACGCCATCTGTTGAGCTGTTGCAGCGTAGATTCTCAACGCATGAAGAAAGCTCCAGCCGCATGACTGGAGCCTCTGGTGCAGTAGATGATTGATCCCCCAAGGAGCCTGCACCAAGCTTGTCGGACAAAATCACCCCTTAGCAACAACCAAGGGGCGACTGCACAACTGAGGACTCAATCCACTCGTGGCGGTCATGATCTGAGTAAAAGCCAACTATTCAACCGTAGCGACAGCGTCTTTTCCTAAGTTTTCCCGCCGCAGTTGGTCAAAGTCGACGGCATCTTTATCTAGGTTTTCCCGCCGTAGCTCATCGAAATCCACGGCCTTAACCCCTACCTGGTAGCCACGACGTTGCTCGGGGTTAGCCGCTGCGTCCTGGTCTAGATTTTCCTGCCGTAATTCGTCGAAGTCGACTCCTTTTAGGACAAGGGACTCATGGCTGATGGCATCCTTGTCTAGATTTTCCTACCGGAGCTGATCAAAATCCACCTTACTGGATTTGTCTAGGTTCTGTCGCCGAATCTCATCGAGAGTGGTGGCGTCTTTATCAAGGTTATCTCGCCGCAGTTGGTCGAAATCAGGTGCGGCAAAAGCCACTGGAGAGAAGACCAGGGAGGCGATGGTTGTTGTAAAGATAGGAAGGGCGAGGCGCTTCATAGTTCGGCTCCTTAAGGCACTCAACGAATCAATCAATCATCTTGATTCCTATAGTGCCGGGAATATCTGAAGCCCTTCTGACTCGCCCCTAAGCAGGAGTTAAGGGATTCCTGAGAAAACTGAAAAGCAACGGTGAGCCAGCTAAATCACCAGTGAATATTGGAGACAGGAAAAATAAACTTCCCGACCACTTGTAAATTATAAATTTAGGCTTAGAATATCGGAAGCATACATTTTTGAGGTATTTACTAGCGTAATGGCCAAGAGTGAATCACCCCTCACAGGTAAAGCATTACTGCAAAAGGTCAAAGAGTTAGGCCATCTTCCTAAACGAGAAACTGCTAAGGAGTGTGGCTACTACTCAACGACAAAGGATGGCAACATCCGAGTTAACCTCTCTGGCTTCTATGATGCTCTGCTAGAGGCGAAAGGAATTGTCCTTGATGCTGAGGGCAGCAAGGATGGCCGTGGCAGAGAGGCGTCTTATAGAGTTAAAGTCCATAAGAATGGTCAGATTGTGATTGGAGCAGCCTACACCCAGGAAATGGATCTGCGGCCAGGGGATGAGTTCCAGGTCAAGCTAGGGTACAAGCATATCCACTTAGCACGCCTGGATGACGACGACGATACTGAAGCAGCGTAGTTCCCAGTCATTTAACTGCAGCAATCCCCCCGATTTAATATATCGGGGGTTTTTATGTTGGCAGTGTCTGTACCACTGGATCAAAAAAAGGGGTGGGAAAATCCCACCCACAGTTCAGGAGTTTATGAGGAGATTGCAACTACAGCCAATCACCAACGCCGAGGGATTGAACCATCATGCCCCAATGGCATAGAAGCCTTGGGAAACACCATCCATTTGCCTGGATCAATCTATGGCTGGCAGTTGATATAGTTACATCTATGAATAATTTCATCAGAAAACGAGCGTTCTGGCAACCCTCTGTAGCCAAAACCTCTACGTAGAGAACGACTGCAAATTATCCAGGTGACGGCTAGTGGGGAGGTCGCCAGGGGCGGAGGAGGTGACGGGGGCAGGGAGAGCCTGTCTCCTAGGTCTCTGTTCTATGCCCATGGGGCCCCGTGCCTAGCTCGATTGTCTAATCCTGGGTATTAATGCTGTATGTGGACTACAAGCCAAGTTGATACCTGGGCAGACCATAGAAACTGGCTCCAGATGGCTTATCCCTGGTCGAGAAGAAAACTAAAGATTTGTTGTCAAGCCTATCAAAAATTGAATATTTCCAGAGGCTGGGATACCTCGAAAACTTTCTGTAGCCTACAATGCCATCATTAATGTTGTGTATTGCTCTGACTCTATGGTGTAGAGATTCGCCATGCTTGAGTTATCGGCCTTGAGTTAGAGACGCTTGAGTTAGGGAAGGATCTCTTCGCTCTGAGGTAAGCCTGTCATCCCACTCAGGGTCTTGACGTGATTGAGTAAAGAGTGCTCGATCGCTAGGGGATAATTTAGGTGTTTTTCCTAGGCGCTGTGATGGCATTATTCCCTGGGCAGTTGTCTCTCGGGCTAGGTTAGTCTGTGCATATATGAGCCTCTGGAATGAATCCCAATAGAAGTGAGTCTGCTAAGGATGGAGGCTTTTTGATTCTAGGCTAGTACGCTAAGGCAGAAGCAGGAGGCAGAAGGGCCATGCCCGCGCGTAGGGCAAAGCCCATGCGAAGCAGCAGGCAGAAAAGGCAATCCTGAGACATTCAGTTTTTCCGCGCCAGTTGGCCCTCTACTTAGAGTGCTCTGATGCTCTAAGGATTGA
This portion of the Halomicronema hongdechloris C2206 genome encodes:
- a CDS encoding AbrB family transcriptional regulator, which translates into the protein MAKSESPLTGKALLQKVKELGHLPKRETAKECGYYSTTKDGNIRVNLSGFYDALLEAKGIVLDAEGSKDGRGREASYRVKVHKNGQIVIGAAYTQEMDLRPGDEFQVKLGYKHIHLARLDDDDDTEAA
- a CDS encoding saccharopine dehydrogenase family protein, which produces MSAASPTSPPTQPRYDLVVFGATGFVGTLLCQYLVHHLGPAESLAWAIAGRSQAKLDDLATRLGPKAKHLPRLVANITDESTLRELCAQTRVVISTVGPYALYGEPLVKVCAETGTDYCDLTGETQWIRRMIQTYEDVTQHSGARIVHCCGFDSIPSDLGVYYLQQQSRHRWGHPCQRVKMRLKAARGGVSGGTAASGINLVKDVAADPALAPTLANPYVLCPAQDQPWDHPPVLTAVHYDGDFQAWSTPFIMAAVNTPIVLRSNALQGYAYGQSFHYDEAILTGSGPFGWLLATSLKVGLDGLALVSTWSPGRWLLEHTVVPAPGQGPSAEAQAQGFYDLRFWGQTAQGQTIRVKVAGDRDPGYGSTAKILGQAGICLAQDVPKSTQAGGFWTPASLFGDALIERLINYAGLTFEVL
- a CDS encoding AbrB family transcriptional regulator gives rise to the protein MAKNESALTGKALLQKVKELGHLSKRETAKECGYYSITKDGQIRVNLSGFYDALLEAKGIVLDAEGSKDGRGREASYRVKVHKNGQIVIGAAYTQEMGLQPGDEFQVKLGYKHIHLARIDEDEDTEAA